A single Elephas maximus indicus isolate mEleMax1 chromosome 2, mEleMax1 primary haplotype, whole genome shotgun sequence DNA region contains:
- the GDNF gene encoding glial cell line-derived neurotrophic factor isoform X2 produces the protein MPEDYPDQFDDVMDFIQATIKRLKRSPDKQMAVFPRRERNRQAPAANQENSRGKGRRGQRGRNRGCVLTSVHLNVTDLGLGYETKEELIFRYCSGSCDAAENMYDKILKNLSKSRRLVSDKVGQACCRPIAFDDDLSFLDDNLVYHILRKHSAKRCGCI, from the coding sequence ATGCCAGAGGATTATCCTGATCAGTTTGATGATGTCATGGATTTTATTCAAGCCACCATTAAAAGACTGAAAAGGTCACCAGATAAacaaatggcagtgtttcctagAAGAGAGCGGAATCGGCAAGCGCCAGCTGCCAACCAGGAGAATTCCAGAGGGAAAGGCCGGAGAGGCCAGAGGGGCAGAAATCGGGGTTGTGTCTTAACTTCAGTACATTTAAATGTCACTGACTTGGGCTTGGGCTATGAAACCAAGGAGGAACTGATTTTTAGGTACTGCAGTGGCTCTTGCGATGCGGCTGAGAATATGTacgacaaaatattaaaaaacttaTCCAAAAGTAGAAGGCTGGTGAGTGACAAAGTGGGGCAGGCATGTTGCAGACCCATTGCCTTCGATGATGACCTGTCATTTTTAGATGATAACCTGGTTTACCATATTCTAAGAAAGCATTCCGCTAAAAGGTGTGGATGTATCTGA